One genomic region from Magallana gigas chromosome 3, xbMagGiga1.1, whole genome shotgun sequence encodes:
- the LOC105320178 gene encoding F-box only protein 21 — MASGREFLDLPYEIIDHILQDRDISYRDICRVSQTCNQMHKLCMSNELWKRKLHQRWPRLLSKYTLDEPPDWSKEFRTCIMVCCAVRKLVSQLSPRFYKLDEVSDEAFDEVVALMEKHDAAEVIISELNEIIHDKERSKNLTNKYYAVKLLRHILHLHLSVQWKAHLEEPPGEQKLEKGAVILSQWFQPREVVSEIEVTKQLDQIADRVKQHLPEHLKAKYNKGTPTLSPELERLVLETMNRILYNEMGFRGNKDRYYDENNSFIEKVLERKMGIPISLAILYSAVARRLGVTCDCINFPTHFLLKWREHPMATLDKQYTFIDAFDGEFLTEIGDDLYKFTDAIPPIEVYKRMLRNLINIARNHHQIKNNTSFIRDAIEMMLETTPQDPDYQFLIIKIYLYLRINLTQIKSLLQDILASNVQSGPQVALLMNEVDRSILENENILKREIKPKHRAEHKEVQFSVGMVMKHKRYNYMCVISGWDSTCQASRDWIIQMGVHMLPRKDKQPFYNVLVEDGSIRYAADENLLHPDTHCEIPHPDVGKYFKEFTGQYYVMNSEKAQEYPDDDVKTRTTVEGRGQ; from the exons atggcATCAGGGAGAGAGTTTCTCGATTTGCCATACGAAATTATCGATCATATACTGCAGGATAGGGATATATCATATAGAGATATATGCAGAGTGTCCCAAACATGCAATCAAATGCACAAACTTTGCATGTCAAATGAGTTATGGAAGAGAAAACTCCATCAAAG GTGGCCAAGGCTCTTGTCAAAATATACCCTGGATGAACCCCCAGACTGGTCGAAGGAGTTTAGGACATGTATCATGGTTTGTTGTGCTGTACGGAAGCTAGTGAGTCAACTGTCACCGCGATTTTATAAACTGGACGAGGTTTCTGATGAAGCATTTGATGAAGTTGTTGCCTTGATGGAAAAACATGATGCTGCGGAAGTGATCATCAGTGAACTGAATGAAATCATTCACGACAAAGAAAG GTCTAAAAACTTGACTAACAAGTACTATGCAGTGAAGTTACTTCGCCACATTCTACACCTGCATTTGAGCGTCCAGTGGAAGGCTCACTTAGAGGAGCCACCAGGTGAACAGAAGTTGGAGAAAG GGGCTGTAATCCTGAGCCAGTGGTTCCAACCGCGAGAGGTCGTATCAGAGATAGAGGTCACCAAGCAGCTGGATCAAATCGCAGACCGGGTCAAACAGCACCTGCCAGAACATCTAAAGGCCAAATATAACAAAG GAACTCCAACCTTGAGTCCAGAGCTTGAGAGATTAGTTTTAGAAACTATGAACCGCATATTATACAATGAAATGGGCTTCAGAGGAAACAAAGACAGATATTATGATGAAAACAACTCTTTTATAGAAAAG GTCCTGGAGCGCAAGATGGGTATTCCCATAAGTCTGGCTATACTGTACTCAGCAGTGGCCCGACGTCTTGGGGTCACATGTGACTGCATCAACTTCCCTACTCACTTCTTGTTGAAGTGGAGAGAGCACCCAAT GGCAACATTGGATAAGCAGTACACATTTATTGATGCTTTCGATGGGGAGTTCCTTACAGAGATAGGAGATGACCTTTACAAATTTACAGATGCCATACCACCTATAGAG GTCTACAAGAGAATGCTTCGTAACCTTATAAACATAGCCCGAAACCACCACCAAATAAAGAATAACACCTCCTTCATACGAGATGCGATAGAGATGATGCTAGAGACCACTCCTCAAGATCCAGACTACCAGTTTCTGATCATCAAAATCTACCTGTACCTGAGGATCAACTTAACACAG ATCAAGTCTTTATTACAAGATATCCTTGCCAGCAATGTACAAAGTGGTCCTCAGGTGGCCCTGTTAATGAACGAAGTTGACAGAAGTAtactggaaaatgaaaatatattgaagAGAGAG ataAAACCCAAGCATAGGGCTGAGCATAAAGAAGTCCAGTTTTCAGTGGGAATGGTGATGAAGCATAAAAG GTATAACTACATGTGTGTGATTTCTGGCTGGGATTCCACGTGTCAGGCTTCCAGAGACTGGATCATACAGATGGGAGTACACATGCTCCCGCGCAAGGACAAGCAGCCATTTTACAATGTGTTGGTAGAGGATGGCAGCATTAGATATGCTGCAGATG AAAACCTATTGCACCCAGACACCCACTGTGAAATACCTCATCCAGATGTTGGGAAGTATTTCAAGGAGTTTACCGGTCAATACTATGTCATGAACTCGGAGAAAGCTCAGGAATATCCCGATGATGATGTGAAGACCCGTACCACTGTAGAGGGGAGGGGTCAGTGA
- the LOC105320177 gene encoding tektin-1 — protein MAKLVQGPTRFTHPEWTTSNLTHYANAESERAAAERLVEESKRLSEETAKRTEKTQRDVSKKLEQRIDDIKYWKKELDDKLANLVTEIDSLIAFKARVEKALEATAEPLHIAKQCLLNREKRTSIDLVHDDVQKQLIKEVETIEGVQALLNRTLEQTTEQIRLNRKSKYQLEKDLKDKFSALSIDEYCAELRNNSHGLKFKDGAAKIEANSVCPEDWQDFSDANILKAERERQSSVELRTLIDGILQQTSNDMRKQCSDVNVAFNKRISETKDTKSKLEDHLNKIVGQIKEAEENIARLKKAIDDKVLPMQLAQTRLDTRTNRPNVELCRDPVQYRLIEEVGEIESSVAQLQARLKQTEDSLKGLIRNQLALEEDIGVKANTLFIDEVECMGMRKSINIQNF, from the exons atggCAAAACTAGTCCAGGGCCCAACTCGCTTCACCCACCCTGAGTGGACAACTTCCAACTTGACACACTATGCAAACGCTGAGTCAGAGAGAGCTGCCGCAGAAAGGCTTGTTGAGGAATCAAAACGCTTATCTGAAGAAACAGCAAAACGCACTGAAAAGACTCAGAGAGATGTCAGCAAAAAATTGG AACAGAGAATTGATGACATCAAGTACTGGAAGAAGGAGCTGGATGATAAACTCGCCAATTTGGTGACAGAAATCGACAGTCTGATCGCATTCAAGGCCCGAGTGGAGAAAGCTTTGGAGGCCACAGCTGAGCCACTGCACATTGCCAAGCAATGCCTACTCAACAG GGAGAAGAGAACCTCCATTGATTTGGTCCATGATGATGTACAGAAGCAACTGATCAAGGAAGTAGAGACAATTGAAGGAGTTCAGGCCCTCCTTAACAGAACTCTAGAACAGACCACTGAACAAATAAG GTTAAACAGAAAATCTAAATATCAGCTAGAAAAAGATTTGAAGGATAAATTTAGTGCTTTGTCAATTGATGAGTATTGTGCCGAATTAAGAAACAATTCCCATGGACTTAAATTCAAAGATGGCGCCGCCAAAATTGAAGCCAA CTCTGTATGCCCAGAAGATTGGCAGGATTTCTCAGATGCTAACATTCTGAAGGCGGAGAGAGAGCGCCAGAGCTCGGTGGAACTCCGCACCTTGATCGACGGAATCCTTCAACAGACATCCAATGACATGCGCAAACAGTGCAGTGATGTCAATGTTGCCTTCAACAAAAGGATTTCAGAAACAAAAGACACCAAGAGCAAGCTGGAAGATCACCTCAACAAG ATTGTTGGACAAATCAAGGAGGCGGAGGAGAACATTGCCCGGTTGAAGAAGGCCATCGACGACAAGGTCCTGCCCATGCAGCTGGCCCAGACCCGACTGGACACACGAACAAACCGCCCCAACGTAGAGCTCTGTAGGGACCCAGTCCAGTACCGACTCATCGAGGAGGTGGGCGAGATTGAGTCTTCCGTGGCTCAGCTCCAGGCCAGGCTCAAGCAGACAGAGGACTCACTCAAGGGACTCATCCGTAACCAGCTGGCCCTGGAGGAGGACATCGGGGTCAAGGCCAACACGCTATTTATAGATGAGGTGGAGTGCATGGGCATGAGGAAGAGCATAAATATTCAGAATTTCTAA
- the LOC105320179 gene encoding bifunctional peptidase and (3S)-lysyl hydroxylase Jmjd7 isoform X2, translating into MSHSESIIGTLDEAVETLAAEARELYLDRHVPVLDAPPSPLSFYREYVSPNKPVLIRNGLQHWTANNKWTPQYLREKIGGCVVTVAVTPNGYADAITDGKFVMPEELRMEMSNFLDIMEHPDQHSGVFYIQKQNSNFTDEFREIIGDVESDIPWGSLPDAVNFWMGDTRAVTSMHKDPYENLYCVVRGSKTFLLIPPTDAAFVPYETYQAAKFIERDGEFQIEDDVATGEVPWIAVNPLNPDLSLYPEFGKARGVEVTVREGEILYLPSLWFHHVRQSHGCIAVNYWYDMQFDIKYNYYNFLQNVNSVNRKMTKI; encoded by the exons ATGTCACATAGTGAGAGTATTATTGGAACTCTTGACGAAGCAGTGGAGACCTTGGCAGCAGAGGCGCGAG AACTTTATTTGGATCGCCATGTTCCAGTTCTGGATGCCCCACCCTCCCCACTCTCCTTCTACAGGGAGTACGTGTCCCCCAACAAACCCGTACTGATCCGGAACGGTCTCCAGCACTGGACAGCCAATAACAAATGGACGCCACAATATCTAAG GGAGAAGATCGGAGGGTGCGTGGTGACGGTGGCGGTCACCCCCAACGGTTACGCTGACGCCATCACGGACGGAAAGTTCGTGATGCCGGAGGAACTGCGGATGGAGATGTCAAACTTCCTGGACATAATGGAGCACCCGGACCAGCACAGTGGAGTCTTCTACATACAGAAACAAAACTCCAACTTCACAGACGAGTTCAGAGAGATCATCGGTGACGTCGAGTCGGACATCCCCTGGGG TTCACTACCAGACGCGGTCAACTTCTGGATGGGGGACACTCGAGCTGTTACCTCCA TGCACAAGGACCCGTATGAGAACCTGTACTGCGTGGTGAGGGGCTCCAAGACGTTCCTGCTGATCCCTCCCACGGACGCCGCCTTTGTTCCTTACG AAACGTATCAAGCTGCGAAGTTTATAGAGAGAGATGGAGAGTTTCAGATTGAGGACGACGTTGCCACGGGCGAG GTGCCGTGGATAGCAGTAAATCCCCTGAACCCAGACCTGTCGCTCTATCCAGAGTTTGGGAAGGCCCGGGGGGTGGAGGTCACGGTGCGGGAGGGGGAGATTCTGTACCTGCCCTCGCTCTGGTTTCATCACGTGCGGCAATCCCACGGCTGTATAGCAG TGAACTACTGGTATGACATGCAATTCGACATCAAGTACAATTATTACAACTTCCTGCAAAATGTCAACAGTGTAAATAGAAAAATGACGAAAATCTGA
- the LOC105320179 gene encoding bifunctional peptidase and (3S)-lysyl hydroxylase Jmjd7 isoform X1: protein MSHSESIIGTLDEAVETLAAEARELYLDRHVPVLDAPPSPLSFYREYVSPNKPVLIRNGLQHWTANNKWTPQYLREKIGGCVVTVAVTPNGYADAITDGKFVMPEELRMEMSNFLDIMEHPDQHSGVFYIQKQNSNFTDEFREIIGDVESDIPWGTEAFGSLPDAVNFWMGDTRAVTSMHKDPYENLYCVVRGSKTFLLIPPTDAAFVPYETYQAAKFIERDGEFQIEDDVATGEVPWIAVNPLNPDLSLYPEFGKARGVEVTVREGEILYLPSLWFHHVRQSHGCIAVNYWYDMQFDIKYNYYNFLQNVNSVNRKMTKI, encoded by the exons ATGTCACATAGTGAGAGTATTATTGGAACTCTTGACGAAGCAGTGGAGACCTTGGCAGCAGAGGCGCGAG AACTTTATTTGGATCGCCATGTTCCAGTTCTGGATGCCCCACCCTCCCCACTCTCCTTCTACAGGGAGTACGTGTCCCCCAACAAACCCGTACTGATCCGGAACGGTCTCCAGCACTGGACAGCCAATAACAAATGGACGCCACAATATCTAAG GGAGAAGATCGGAGGGTGCGTGGTGACGGTGGCGGTCACCCCCAACGGTTACGCTGACGCCATCACGGACGGAAAGTTCGTGATGCCGGAGGAACTGCGGATGGAGATGTCAAACTTCCTGGACATAATGGAGCACCCGGACCAGCACAGTGGAGTCTTCTACATACAGAAACAAAACTCCAACTTCACAGACGAGTTCAGAGAGATCATCGGTGACGTCGAGTCGGACATCCCCTGGGGAACAGAGGCGTTCG GTTCACTACCAGACGCGGTCAACTTCTGGATGGGGGACACTCGAGCTGTTACCTCCA TGCACAAGGACCCGTATGAGAACCTGTACTGCGTGGTGAGGGGCTCCAAGACGTTCCTGCTGATCCCTCCCACGGACGCCGCCTTTGTTCCTTACG AAACGTATCAAGCTGCGAAGTTTATAGAGAGAGATGGAGAGTTTCAGATTGAGGACGACGTTGCCACGGGCGAG GTGCCGTGGATAGCAGTAAATCCCCTGAACCCAGACCTGTCGCTCTATCCAGAGTTTGGGAAGGCCCGGGGGGTGGAGGTCACGGTGCGGGAGGGGGAGATTCTGTACCTGCCCTCGCTCTGGTTTCATCACGTGCGGCAATCCCACGGCTGTATAGCAG TGAACTACTGGTATGACATGCAATTCGACATCAAGTACAATTATTACAACTTCCTGCAAAATGTCAACAGTGTAAATAGAAAAATGACGAAAATCTGA